Below is a genomic region from Nitrospirota bacterium.
CTTTCTAACAGTCTTTTTATCTGATCCTTCTCCATTATTATTTTCTACCCCTCACCCTCCCCCCTCCCTTATGGGGAGAGGATTAAGGTGAGGGGAATTCTCACTCCGCCTTGAGTTCTCTCTTCATAAGAACGGTTACAACATCCCTCGGCTCTATATCTTCATATAAAAGCCTATACATCTGTTCAGTTATAGGCATCTCAACACCATATTTCTTTGAAAGCTGATATGCTGCAGCAGTCGTATTTACCCCCTCGGCAATCATCTTCATATCAGAGAGTATATCGTTAAGTTTCATACCCTGACCTAACTTATATCCAACGGTTCTATTTCTGGAGAGTTCTCCTGTTGCAGTAAGCACAAGGTCTCCAAGCCCTGAGAGCCCAGCGAAGGTAGAAGCATTTGCTCCCATAGCAACACCAAGTCTTGTTATTTCGGTTAATCCCCTTGTAATCAACGCCGCCCTGCTACTATGACCGAGACCCAGGCCATCTGATACACCTGCTGCAATAGCTATTACATTCTTTAATGCCCCTCCGAGTTCAACACCGATCACATCGGAATTCGTATAGACCCTGAAGTATGATGTATTAAATACAGACTGAACAGTCAACCCAATCTCTTTTTCGTATGAAGCCACAGAGACCGCAGTAGGAAGTCGTTTAACAACCTCCTTCGCAAAACTTGGTCCTGAAAGAAATGATAACTTAGAATGTAGTCTTTCTGGAAGCGTTTCTTTAAAGACCCCTGACATAGGGAGTAAGGTTTCTGTCTCAATTCCCTTTGTGCAACATACAATGATGGGATCACCGCTTATGTTCGGGACAAGTCTCCTTAGAACCTCCCTCGTAAACTGTGAGGGAACAACATGAACAATCATTGCAGATTCATCAACAGCCTCTTGAAGACTATTTGTTACAGTTACATTCTCAGGCAGGAGGACTTTAGGAAGGTATATGGAATTCTCTTTCTTATCCTTTATTATATCGCATAGGTCTTTTTCAAACACCCACAATCTTACATCATAGCCTTTTCCTGCAAGCATTACCGCAATGGCTGTTCCCCAGCCGCCAGCACCAATGACAGAAATTCGTTCTATCACCCCTTTACTACCCCCATGGGTTTCATTCTTGCAACTCGGGTTGATATGCCTGCGTTATGGACGACATTGACTACATTAGCGACATCCTTATATGCCTCTGGCATTTCCTCCTTCAATGTCTCCCTGCCTGCTGCCATAACGATGATCCCCATGTCCTCAAGCTCCCTGTGTATAGCCCTGCCCTTTGCGGCTTTTATTGCCTGATGTCTTGAAAGTAGCCTCCCTGCACCATGACAGGTGCTTCCGAATGTCTCCTCCATAGCTTGCTGTGTTCCAACGAGGACAAAGGAACTTCTTCCCATATCTCCGGGAATTAAGACGGGCTGACCTACTTCTTTGTACTCGGGGGGGAGTTCTATATGTCCAGGTGGGAACGCCCTTGTTGCACCCTTTCTGTGTACAGCAAGTTTTATCTTCTTATCATCAACAACATGTTCCTCTATCTTCACGATGTTATGGGCTACATCATAGACCAGCTTCATACCGAGTTCTCGTGGAGAAATACTCAATACCCTCTGAAAAACCTCTATTGTCCAGAACATAAGGCATTGCCTGTTTGCCCATGCATAGTTTGCAGCTGCCTTCATCGCAGCAAGGTAGTGCTGTGCCTCTGGTGTATTGTAAGGTGCACATGCAAGTTGTCTGTCCGGGATATTTATGCCATATCTTCGTACAGCCTGTTCCATAGTCACAAGATAGTCTGTGCAGACCTGATGTCCGAATCCCCTCGAGCCTGAATGGATCATCACAGTAACCTGATCTTTGAAAAGACCGAAAGCGGATGCGGTTTTTTCATCGTATATATCTGCTACATACTGTATCTCAAGAAAATGATTACCTGAGCCGAGTGTCCCCTGCTGTGGCCTTCCCCTTTCATATGCCTTTTCACTTATCACATCAGGGTCAGCCCCCTCAATACATCCACGGGACTCGGTACGGTCAAGGTCAGAAGAACTTCCAAAACCAGCCTCTATAGCCCATCTGGCACCCTTTATAAGGACCTGCCTTTCCTCTGCACCCCT
It encodes:
- a CDS encoding RtcB family protein codes for the protein MTEKFRKIDDYRWEVPIGYRAGMRVPGIIYVDERLLEEIKTDESVEQVANAATLPGIIKASLAMPDIHAGYGLPIGGVVATDINAGGIISPGGVGYDINCGVRLLRSNLKREEIQPRIKDFVRALYNEIPTGVGSKGKVRLSRGAEERQVLIKGARWAIEAGFGSSSDLDRTESRGCIEGADPDVISEKAYERGRPQQGTLGSGNHFLEIQYVADIYDEKTASAFGLFKDQVTVMIHSGSRGFGHQVCTDYLVTMEQAVRRYGINIPDRQLACAPYNTPEAQHYLAAMKAAANYAWANRQCLMFWTIEVFQRVLSISPRELGMKLVYDVAHNIVKIEEHVVDDKKIKLAVHRKGATRAFPPGHIELPPEYKEVGQPVLIPGDMGRSSFVLVGTQQAMEETFGSTCHGAGRLLSRHQAIKAAKGRAIHRELEDMGIIVMAAGRETLKEEMPEAYKDVANVVNVVHNAGISTRVARMKPMGVVKG
- a CDS encoding NAD(P)H-dependent glycerol-3-phosphate dehydrogenase, which gives rise to MIERISVIGAGGWGTAIAVMLAGKGYDVRLWVFEKDLCDIIKDKKENSIYLPKVLLPENVTVTNSLQEAVDESAMIVHVVPSQFTREVLRRLVPNISGDPIIVCCTKGIETETLLPMSGVFKETLPERLHSKLSFLSGPSFAKEVVKRLPTAVSVASYEKEIGLTVQSVFNTSYFRVYTNSDVIGVELGGALKNVIAIAAGVSDGLGLGHSSRAALITRGLTEITRLGVAMGANASTFAGLSGLGDLVLTATGELSRNRTVGYKLGQGMKLNDILSDMKMIAEGVNTTAAAYQLSKKYGVEMPITEQMYRLLYEDIEPRDVVTVLMKRELKAE